From a region of the Lactuca sativa cultivar Salinas chromosome 4, Lsat_Salinas_v11, whole genome shotgun sequence genome:
- the LOC111899176 gene encoding uncharacterized protein LOC111899176 produces MEPKMGGFRFTCFRDADAKLSKLDHFLHSPCFLDIASNVTVTTLPRELSDHCPILLSNSRRNFGSPSFKLFSSWMLRDGFEKAFITSWNNFVGFGTPDQYLAAKLKTCQEGLDHEAEKRNLTEVELEQRRDSFKKVAEIDKFKALDIKQKSRIKWAVDGDENTRFFHGYVNSNNRKNGIDGIMINGNWCTDPSLIKMEAFNFFAEKFNERWPSRPKLVSRHFKQILPTDNELLETPFTLQ; encoded by the exons ATGGAGCCAAAGATGGGAGGATTTCGTTTCACTTGTTTCAGGGATGCCGATGCAAAGCTAAGTAAGCTGGACCACTTCCTTCACAGCCCCTGTTTCCTTGACATTGCCTCTAATGTCACTGTCACAACATTACCTAGAGAACTATCAGACCATTGCCCGATTCTTCTATCAAACAGTAGACGAAACTTTGGCAGTCCCTCGTTTAAATTGTTCAGTTCTTGGATGCTTAGAGACGGATTTGAAAAGGCGTTCATCACTAGTTGGAATAACTTTGTGGGTTTTGGTACACCAGACCAATACCTAGCTGCCAAGCTAAAAACATGTCAAGAAGG ATTAGATCATGAGGCAGAAAAGAGAAACCTTACAGAAGTGGAGCTTGAGCAAAGAAGAGATAGCTTTAAGAAGGTGGCGGAAATAGATAAATTCAAGGCGTTAGACATCAAACAGAAATCACGAATCAAATGGGCTGTTGATGGTGATGAGAACACCAGATTTTTTCATGGGTATGTGAACAGCAACAACAGGAAAAATGGGATTGATGGTATTATGATAAATGGGAACTGGTGTACTGATCCGAGTCTGATCAAGATGGAGGCTTTCAATTTTTTTGCTGAAAAATTTAACGAGAGATGGCCTTCCAGACCTAAACTTGTTAGCAGACATTTCAAGCAGATCCTTCCGACTGACAACGAGCTGCTTGAAACCCCTTTTACCCTCCAATAA